One window of the Cuculus canorus isolate bCucCan1 unplaced genomic scaffold, bCucCan1.pri subtelo1, whole genome shotgun sequence genome contains the following:
- the LOC128850893 gene encoding olfactory receptor 14A16-like, whose product MSNSSSITQFLLLAFADTRELQLLHFWLFLGIYLAALLGNGLIITTIACDHHLHTPMYFFLLNLSVLDLGSISTIVPKSMANSLWDNRIISHSGCVSQVFLLVFFISAEYSLLTIMSYDRYVAICKPLHYGTLLGSRACVHMAAAAWGAGFLNALLHTANTFSLPLCQGNAVEQFFCEIPQILKLSCSRSNIREVGLLDVSACLLFGCFVFIVVSYVQIFRAVLRIPSEQGRHKAFSTCLPHLAVVSLFVSTGTFAYLKPPSNSSTSLDLVVSVLYSVLPPALNPLIYSLRNQQLKDAVWKLISG is encoded by the coding sequence atgtccaacagcagctccatcacccagttcctcctcctggcattcgcagacacacgggagctgcagctcttgcacttctggctcttcctgggcatctacctggctgccctcctgggaaacggcctcatcatcaccaccattgCCTGTGACCACCatctccacacccccatgtacttcttcctcctcaacctctctgttcttgacctgggatccatctccaccattgttcccaaatccatggccaattccctctgggaTAACAGGATCATCTCCCACTCAGGATGTGTTTCTCAAGtctttctgcttgtctttttcatttcagcagaatatTCTCTcctcaccatcatgtcctacgaccgctacgttgccatctgcaaacccctgcactacgggaccctcctgggcagcagagcttgtgtccacatggcagcagctgcctggggcgctgggtttctcaatgctctgctgcacacggccaatacattttccctgcccctctgccagggcaatgctgtggaacagttcttctgtgaaatccctcagatcctcaagctctcctgctcacgCTCCAACATCAGGGAGGTTGGGCTTCTTGATGTTAGTGCCTGTTTAttgtttggctgttttgttttcattgtagtGTCCTacgtgcagatcttcagggcagtgctgaggatcccctcagagcagggacggcacaaagccttttccacgtgcctccctcacctggctgtgGTCTCCCTCTTTGTCAGCACTGGAACatttgcctacctgaagcccCCCTCTAACTCCTCCACATCCTTGGACCTTGTGGTGTCAGTTCTGTACTCAGTGTTGCCTCCAGCAttgaaccccctcatctacagcctgaggaaccagcagctcaaggatgcagtgtggaaactgatatCTGGATGA